The Luteitalea sp. genomic sequence CGATCGCGAATCTTCCTTACGACGCCGACGATCGTGTACCAGTAGCCCTTGTCGTCAAGCTGCCCGAACTTGAGTTGTGCGCCAAGTGGCGAACGACCGGGAAAGTTGAGATCCGCAAAGGATTCATTGACGATCGCCGCGGGCGACTCGGAGCGCCGATCGGATCTTTCAAAGAAGCGACCTTCGCGCAGGCCTGCGCCGATGGTGGGGAAGTAATCGCGAGTCACGACGCGCGTGAGCGCAACCTGCTCGGGAATACTGTCCCTCGACTGACCGGCGAGTAAATAAAATGTGGCCTGGTCTGTGACTGTCAGCGGTATCCGCGAAATTGCACCTGCATTAGTTACGCCAGGGATTGCACGGACGCTCTCCAACAGTGCGTTGACGAAGGCTACACGCCTGTCGAAGTCCTGATAGCGGAACAGCGGCGTCTCAAAGGTCAGCAGCTTTTCGGTCCGTATCCCGAGATCGTTATTCCGCAGATGGTGAAGGGCCTGCAACAGCAGGCCGCCGCTTGTCAGCAGCGCCACGGCGAGGGCCGTTTCGATGACGATGAGCGCATGTTGGAACCAGTGGCTGCGCGCGCCTGCTGTGCCGCGCCCGCCTTCGCACAACGCGTCCTGCGGGGCGAGTCGCGACCCACGCAGCGCGGGCACAAGTCCGAAGGCCACGGCGGCGGCCAGGGCCACGCCAGCGGAGAACGCCAGCACGCGCCAATCCAGCGTGAGCCGTACGTCGCCCATGGTCTCCGGCACCAGTGTTTCCAGAAATCGCATGGCGGGCACCGCAAGCGCGAGCCCGGCGAGGGCGCCGAGTGCGGCAAGCACCAGGCTTTCGGTGAGGAATTGCGCGACCAGTCTTCGGCGTCCCGCCCCAAGCGCCGCGCGCACCGCCACCTCCCGGCCGCGCGCCGCGCCGCGCGACATCAGCAGATTCGCGAGATTGACGCACGCGATTAGCAGAAGCGCCGCGGACGCGCACAGCAAGACGAGCAGCGCCGTTTGCGTCTTGCCGGCCATCTCTTCCCGCAACGGCGTCAGGATCACCGAATGGGGGCCTCTGAAATCCTTCGCCGTCAGCTGCAGACTCAAGGCCTCCATCGATTCCCGCGCGCGCTCCAGCGTCACACCGGGCTTCAACTGTGCCACCACCTGCGCGTCGTGCCACGAAAAGTTCGTTCGCATCCAGGCGGGAAAGGAAGCCGGCACCCAGATGTCGATGTCAGGCGCGGGCAGGAAGTAGAACTCGCGCGGCATCACGCCGATCACTTCGTACGGGTCGTCGTTCACAGTGATCGTGCGGCCCAATACATCGGGCGAGCCGCCGTAGCGCCGCTGCCACAGGCCGTGGCTGATGACAACTACCCGCACGCCGTTCTCGTCTTCTTCTTCCGTAAAGACCCGGCCGATCAGCGGATGCATGCCCAGGACGCGCCAAAGATTCGCGGTCGTCCTACACGCCGGGACCTGTTCAGGCTCGGCATCGCCAGAGAGTGTGGCGTCTCTCGACTGGGTGGCCGCGATGTCGGTGAACACCGCGTTGTGACGCCGCCACGCCAACCATTCGGCGGGCGCGGGAAAGTGCTTCGGGACGCCCTCGTGCCTCAAGTCGTCCCAGATCATGACGAGACGGTCCGCCTCGGCGTACGGCAGGGGACGAATCAGTATCGTGTCGAAGGCGCTGAACATCGCCGTAATCCCACCGATGCCGAGCGCCAGCGTGGCGATGGCGATGCCCGAAAACGCCGGATTACGGCGGACCTGCCG encodes the following:
- a CDS encoding FtsX-like permease family protein; this encodes MTLLHRLASIVRWIAYRNRAEQDLDDEVQAFVDMATADNVRDGASPAEAHRGAMLDLGGVEQAKEHVRTVRHGAWLDAVGRDVRYGLRQVRRNPAFSGIAIATLALGIGGITAMFSAFDTILIRPLPYAEADRLVMIWDDLRHEGVPKHFPAPAEWLAWRRHNAVFTDIAATQSRDATLSGDAEPEQVPACRTTANLWRVLGMHPLIGRVFTEEEDENGVRVVVISHGLWQRRYGGSPDVLGRTITVNDDPYEVIGVMPREFYFLPAPDIDIWVPASFPAWMRTNFSWHDAQVVAQLKPGVTLERARESMEALSLQLTAKDFRGPHSVILTPLREEMAGKTQTALLVLLCASAALLLIACVNLANLLMSRGAARGREVAVRAALGAGRRRLVAQFLTESLVLAALGALAGLALAVPAMRFLETLVPETMGDVRLTLDWRVLAFSAGVALAAAVAFGLVPALRGSRLAPQDALCEGGRGTAGARSHWFQHALIVIETALAVALLTSGGLLLQALHHLRNNDLGIRTEKLLTFETPLFRYQDFDRRVAFVNALLESVRAIPGVTNAGAISRIPLTVTDQATFYLLAGQSRDSIPEQVALTRVVTRDYFPTIGAGLREGRFFERSDRRSESPAAIVNESFADLNFPGRSPLGAQLKFGQLDDKGYWYTIVGVVRKIRDRGVTEELNPTIYRVHEQTDQNGGQPSGIVIRTAVEPVSIVSAVRQAIWSVDKNQPIWRVQTLEEIVDRQLSTPTQSTTLMSAFALLALFLASLGLYGVLSYAVSQRTNEIGVRMALGATSSEILLSFGRRGMALMLAGLVIGLVLATIAARLMTSLFYGFQPHYLPTVAMVSLILLAVGALACLVPARRASRIAHRSDDGPASRIDPAGAWLT